In Drosophila teissieri strain GT53w chromosome 2R, Prin_Dtei_1.1, whole genome shotgun sequence, the following proteins share a genomic window:
- the LOC122613259 gene encoding leucine-rich repeat-containing protein 18, whose translation MNKTILHWSYLNFKDVPMDLFLYEDLEEVYLKENFISVIPKWLLNITTLKFIHLAGNNLSELPADIYMLENLEFLDVSNNELKELPPTLGLLLSLQQLNVSGNQLTELPVELSGLRNLEHLNIGKNQFRRLPVQLSECVRLNELNVSDNEALVHIPERISNLPMLQSLAADRCALVYLPAALSKFMNHVRIFHNTAINYIPMVYERFYQNFYDNRQRNTPVAVHRKGLFWVRELETSTRLLLPVGTRTVFPVPSADNRVSLYDDCLHALQTLNRFTPVYENGAMHRLLPEPYISSHINNGPIARCTNSTCSRCLYTSYYFMVVKRRGSTSKQLFTCNFCTNRCGVLWLNSNDKKYYQLAWRVSDDDDDDEAEQMAGGK comes from the exons ATGAACAAAACGATTCTGCACTGGAGCTACCTGAACTTCAAGGATGTGCCAATGGATCTCTTCCTCTACGAGGATCTCGAGGAGGTCTATCTCAAGGAGAACTTCATCTCGGTGATACCCAAATGGCTGCTGAACATCACCACACTGAAGTTCATTCATCTGGCGGGCAACAATCTGAGCGAGCTGCCTGCGGACATCTATATGCTGGAGAACCTGGAGTTCCTGGACGTATCCAACAATGAGCTCAAGGAGCTGCCCCCCACACTGGGTCTCCTCTTGAGTCTCCAGCAGCTGAATGTGTCGGGCAATCAGCTCACCGAACTTCCAGTGG AGCTAAGTGGTTTGCGCAATCTGGAGCACCTGAACATCGGCAAGAACCAATTTCGCCGCCTGCCGGTGCAGCTGAGCGAGTGCGTCCGCCTCAACGAGCTGAATGTGAGCGACAACGAGGCGCTGGTCCACATCCCCGAGCGCATCTCCAACCTGCCCATGCTGCAGTCCCTCGCCGCCGATC GTTGTGCGCTCGTCTACTTGCCGGCAGCTCTCTCCAAGTTCATGAACCATGTGCGCATCTTCCACAACACTGCTATCAACTACATACCCATGGTCTATGAGAGGTTCTATCAAAACTTTTACGACAACCGCCAGCGGAATACTCCCGT CGCCGTTCATCGCAAGGGTCTGTTTTGGGTCCGCGAGCTGGAGACCAGTACCCGCTTGCTGCTTCCGGTGGGCACTCGCACAGTATTTCCGGTTCCGTCGGCTGACAATAGGGTATCGCTCTACGACGACTGTCTGCACGCTCTGCAGACACTGAACCGCTTCACGCCCGTCTACGAGAATGGTGCCATGCATCGACTGCTGCCAGAGCCGTACATCAGTTCCCACATCAACAACGGACCCATCGCCCGCTGCACAaactccacctgctccagatGTCTGTACACCTCGTACTACTTCATGGTCGTGAAAAG GCGTGGCAGTACGTCCAAGCAGCTCTTCACCTGCAACTTCTGCACCAACCGATGCGGAGTCCTCTGGTTGAACAGCAATGACAAGAAGTACTACCAGTTGGCCTGGCGAGTGTcggatgatgacgacgacgatgaggcGGAGCAGATGGCCGGTGGCAAATAG
- the LOC122614758 gene encoding vitelline membrane protein 15a-3 has translation MKAIVALLGIVLFAIAGAMGTPVIVGLPPPLPIDVGFGILPPPLPPPPPPPPPPPPPIPQSYGYYSYPQHHHHHHNHGYGYDYGYGNFGY, from the coding sequence ATGAAAGCTATAGTCGCTCTTCTCGGAATTGTGCTGTTCGCCATTGCTGGAGCGATGGGGACACCTGTTATAGTTGGACTGCCTCCTCCGCTGCCAATTGACGTGGGATTCGGAATACTACCGCCACCTCTACCgccacctccaccgccacctccacctcctccgccaccTATACCTCAGTCGTACGGATACTATTCGTAcccccagcaccaccaccatcatcataatcatgGATATGGCTACGACTACGGATATGGAAACTTTGGATATTGA
- the LOC122614896 gene encoding histidine-rich glycoprotein, which yields MNAVIALIVLLLIVAAAFATPHFEVDSHHDPHYDPHHDHHLYRHHDPHDDPHYDPHHHDEHH from the coding sequence ATGAATGCAGTAATCGCTCTCATCGTACTTTTGCTCATCGTTGCTGCCGCTTTTGCAACGCCACATTTCGAGGTCGATTCCCACCACGATCCCCATTACGATCCGCACCACGATCATCATCTCTATCGGCACCACGATCCTCATGATGATCCTCACTACGATCCGCACCACCACGACGAACATCATTAG
- the LOC122613877 gene encoding F-box only protein 39 isoform X1 codes for MSELGLRRKSSAQLEVMQKAGWKIDGDEKACYIDVDEDEDQDTENMIESNWRYLPDLVLEQIFTYLTPKERYYAGLVCRQWYRAFYLPTVWNNFLVDDRTLTKPKFNYYSGWQFCLDHMRTQFCLSRIGRYVRGIEFRPWHSFNNIFQFMTMLTWNIDKGREVNPDTQFIGIGSRIRTLVYHFPCNMSQPNDPEGIKLFGTGGQLLRVLKELLLRLTDLHTLKLVDFVLERYEANHLLDEVVCSCCTKMRVLNLVNVTTMHCPIMHVGLFLNLQVLTISPQNIDDDVLSLLADTKLRHLHLLQNCYTPNHLTISACGVKAWRNVKKTNPRLRVHLRLENLTDGEVVMQPEAPVHSITYCAPQTRIRAELLVRMVDHYRSTLAIYGHELLPRFSSPKPFHSRIDSLMLLMCRQCFNVDTLIIREKVSTSTLLLIAQTAKNLQHLHVRRFAVILRCDWPRHPEWSDEFFNWLKRYSRSYEAVEREISQILGYKWRLLSDRDFKQLTVNVKSGA; via the exons ATGAGTGAACTGGGCCTGAGGCGGAAGAGCAGCGCCCAGCTGGAGGTTATGCAAAAGGCGGGCTGGAAGATCGATGGAGACGAGAAGG CTTGCTACATAGATgtggacgaggatgaggaccaGGACACCGAAAACATGATAGAGTCCAACTGGCGGTACCTGCCTGATCTGGTACTCGAGCAAATCTTTACCTACCTCACCCCCAAAGAGCGCTACTATGCCGGACTG GTATGTCGGCAATGGTATAGGGCCTTCTATTTGCCAACTGTTTGGAATAACTTTTTGGTGGATGATCGCACCCTGACCAAACCGAAGTTCAACTACTATTCCGGCTGGCAGTTTTGTCTCGATCACATGCGAACCCAGTTCTGCCTCTCAAGGATCGGAAGATATGTGCGTGGAATCGAGTTTCGGCCGTGGCACAGTTTCAATAACATCTTCCAGTTCATGACCATGCTAACGTGGAACATTGACAAG GGCAGAGAGGTGAATCCAGATACACAGTTCATCGGCATCGGTAGCCGGATACGAACACTGGTCTACCACTTCCCCTGCAATATGTCGCAGCCCAACGATCCTGAAGGAATTAAGCTCTTCGGCACTGGAGGACAACTGCTGAGGGTGCTGAAGGAGCTGCTCCTGCGACTGACAGATCTGCACACACTCAAGCTGGTGGACTTTGTATTGGAACGATACGAGGCGAATCACTTGCTGGACGAGGTCgtttgcagctgctgcaccaAAATGAGGGTGCTCAACCTGGTGAATGTGACCACAATGCATTGCCCCATCATGCATGTGGGTCTGTTTCTCAATCTGCAG GTGCTCACCATATCCCCCCAAAACATAGACGATGACGTTTTGTCCCTGCTGGCGGACACCAAGTTGCGCCACCTGCACCTGCTGCAAAACTGCTACACCCCCAATCACCTGACAATAAGTGCCTGCGGCGTGAAGGCCTGGCGAAATGTGAAGAAGACCAATCCGCGCCTGCGCGTTCACCTGCGCTTGGAGAACCTGACGGACGGCGAGGTGGTGATGCAGCCGGAGGCGCCTGTCCACAGCATCACGTACTGTGCGCCCCAGACCCGGATACGGGCCGAGCTGCTCGTCCGCATGGTGGACCACTATAGGAGCACCCTGGCCATCTATGGGCACGAGCTCCTGCCGCGCTTTTCCAGCCCCAAGCCTTTTCACAGTCGCATCGACAGTTTGATGTTGCTGATGTGCCGGCAGTGCTTCAATGTTGACACTCTG ATCATACGCGAGAAAGTTTCCACCTCGACGCTGTTGCTCATTGCACAAACGGCCAAGAATCTGCAGCATCTCCACGTGCGGCGATTCGCTGTGATTCTGCGCTGCGATTGGCCCAGGCATCCGGAGTGGAGCGATGAGTTCTTTAACTGGTTGAAGCGGTATTCCCGATCCTATGAAGCCGTCGAGCGGGAGATCTCACAAATCTTGGGCTACAAGTGGCGCCTGCTTAGCGATCGCGACTTCAAGCAGCTGACTGTGAATGTCAAATCAGGAGCCTAG
- the LOC122613877 gene encoding uncharacterized protein LOC122613877 isoform X2 — MSELGLRRKSSAQLEVMQKAGWKIDGDEKACYIDVDEDEDQDTENMIESNWRYLPDLVLEQIFTYLTPKERYYAGLVCRQWYRAFYLPTVWNNFLVDDRTLTKPKFNYYSGWQFCLDHMRTQFCLSRIGRYVRGIEFRPWHSFNNIFQFMTMLTWNIDKGREVNPDTQFIGIGSRIRTLVYHFPCNMSQPNDPEGIKLFGTGGQLLRVLKELLLRLTDLHTLKLVDFVLERYEANHLLDEVVCSCCTKMRVLNLVNVTTMHCPIMHVGLFLNLQTMTFCPCWRTPSCATCTCCKTATPPIT, encoded by the exons ATGAGTGAACTGGGCCTGAGGCGGAAGAGCAGCGCCCAGCTGGAGGTTATGCAAAAGGCGGGCTGGAAGATCGATGGAGACGAGAAGG CTTGCTACATAGATgtggacgaggatgaggaccaGGACACCGAAAACATGATAGAGTCCAACTGGCGGTACCTGCCTGATCTGGTACTCGAGCAAATCTTTACCTACCTCACCCCCAAAGAGCGCTACTATGCCGGACTG GTATGTCGGCAATGGTATAGGGCCTTCTATTTGCCAACTGTTTGGAATAACTTTTTGGTGGATGATCGCACCCTGACCAAACCGAAGTTCAACTACTATTCCGGCTGGCAGTTTTGTCTCGATCACATGCGAACCCAGTTCTGCCTCTCAAGGATCGGAAGATATGTGCGTGGAATCGAGTTTCGGCCGTGGCACAGTTTCAATAACATCTTCCAGTTCATGACCATGCTAACGTGGAACATTGACAAG GGCAGAGAGGTGAATCCAGATACACAGTTCATCGGCATCGGTAGCCGGATACGAACACTGGTCTACCACTTCCCCTGCAATATGTCGCAGCCCAACGATCCTGAAGGAATTAAGCTCTTCGGCACTGGAGGACAACTGCTGAGGGTGCTGAAGGAGCTGCTCCTGCGACTGACAGATCTGCACACACTCAAGCTGGTGGACTTTGTATTGGAACGATACGAGGCGAATCACTTGCTGGACGAGGTCgtttgcagctgctgcaccaAAATGAGGGTGCTCAACCTGGTGAATGTGACCACAATGCATTGCCCCATCATGCATGTGGGTCTGTTTCTCAATCTGCAG ACGATGACGTTTTGTCCCTGCTGGCGGACACCAAGTTGCGCCACCTGCACCTGCTGCAAAACTGCTACACCCCCAATCACCTGA